The following are from one region of the Paenalkalicoccus suaedae genome:
- a CDS encoding conserved phage C-terminal domain-containing protein, translating into MDQQELIDKMLSINLDGNVIPHSWFKELKKDTGKPDVHSMILLSEFVYWYRPVPVKDEITGEFIGYRMKFKSDKLQRSYAHLEEQFGLSEKQIREALIRLENKGLIKREFRNIVVNRKNLSNVMFIDINPDKVRDISVSTKVRGGSQKGNTLLPKKETPSFPKGKHVYGDYYTEIYKEIVSFLNHHADKGFKDTTPKTQKLIRERLKEGNTVDDFKQVILTKVSMWKNDPDKNLYLRPETLFGNKFEGYLNEKVPENKKSTGGFAQFAKKGDDPSDKE; encoded by the coding sequence ATGGATCAACAAGAGTTAATAGACAAAATGCTCAGCATCAACTTAGACGGGAACGTTATACCTCATTCTTGGTTTAAGGAGCTTAAAAAGGACACTGGTAAACCAGATGTGCATTCGATGATATTGTTGTCTGAATTTGTTTATTGGTATCGTCCTGTTCCCGTTAAAGATGAAATAACGGGTGAGTTCATCGGTTACCGCATGAAATTTAAATCGGACAAGCTTCAGAGATCTTATGCTCACCTTGAGGAACAGTTTGGTCTTTCCGAAAAACAAATTCGTGAAGCTCTTATAAGACTAGAAAATAAGGGGCTCATCAAGCGTGAATTTAGAAATATTGTGGTCAACCGAAAGAACCTAAGTAACGTGATGTTCATTGACATTAACCCGGATAAAGTGAGGGATATTTCAGTTAGTACGAAAGTCAGGGGTGGTTCCCAAAAAGGAAACACCCTCCTTCCCAAAAAGGAAACACCCTCCTTCCCAAAAGGGAAACACGTATACGGAGATTACTATACAGAGATTTATAAAGAGATAGTGTCTTTTCTAAATCATCATGCAGACAAAGGATTTAAAGACACAACACCCAAGACCCAAAAACTAATAAGAGAGCGACTCAAAGAAGGAAACACCGTAGATGACTTTAAACAAGTTATTCTAACTAAGGTCTCTATGTGGAAGAATGATCCAGATAAAAATTTGTATTTAAGACCTGAAACACTGTTTGGTAATAAGTTCGAAGGTTACCTAAACGAGAAGGTACCAGAAAATAAAAAGTCAACTGGAGGTTTCGCTCAATTTGCTAAAAAAGGGGATGATCCTAGTGACAAGGAATGA